The following are encoded together in the Juglans microcarpa x Juglans regia isolate MS1-56 chromosome 2D, Jm3101_v1.0, whole genome shotgun sequence genome:
- the LOC121250611 gene encoding LOB domain-containing protein 7-like has protein sequence MNKETGNMQACASCKHQRRKCDESCELAPYFPASRYREFQNAHRLFGVSNILKILSAVEPSQKEAAAESILIEGNARKKDPVHGCLGIVRSLESQIEFYGKQLDFVTRCLALSREREKLELHQRKQNLDAYISRSSTSTASPLATQLDDYDDDQLDHGFKYLTPLLLPKLHGEYLGGMKNPRSNDKYNYQSTLEEGVDVKPFDIHHLDQMLESYQQDSFVASFRSGPGESSTCPVSKAHGRQPLERVGEGDAQNEVGSSTKGKDDRDF, from the exons ATGAACAAGGAGACTGGAAATATGCAGGCCTGTGCTTCATGCAAGCATCAAAGGAGAAAATGTGACGAAAGCTGTGAGCTAGCTCCATACTTCCCGGCAAGCAGGTATAGGGAGTTTCAAAATGCTCACAGGCTCTTTGGGGTGAGCAACATTCTAAAGATCTTAAGTGCAGTCGAGCCAAGCCAAAAAGAAGCTGCTGCTGAATCAATACTCATTGAAGGAAACGCAAGGAAAAAGGATCCTGTGCATGGTTGTCTTGGTATTGTCCGCAGCCTTGAGTCACAGATCGAGTTTTATGGAAAGCAGCTTGATTTTGTAACTCGGTGCCTTGCCCTTTCCCGTGAGAGGGAGAAGCTTGAGCTGCATCAGCGAAAGCAGAACTTGGACGCTTATATAAGCAGAAGTAGTACTAGTACAGCTTCTCCATTAGCAACGCAGCTTGATGATTATGACGATGATCAACTTGATCATGGGTTTAAGTATCTGACACCACTTCTGCTGCCCAAATTA CATGGTGAATATTTAGGAGGCATGAAAAACCCTCGATccaatgataaatataattatcagTCAACCTTAGAAGAAGGTGTGGATGTGAAACCCTTTGACATCCACCATTTAGATCAAATGTTGGAATCTTATCAGCAGGATAGTTTTGTTGCAAGTTTCAGATCAGGACCTGGAGAATCTTCCACCTG TCCGGTCTCCAAAGCCCATGGGAGGCAGCCTTTGGAGCGTGTTGGTGAGGGAGATGCACAAAACGAGGTCGGGTCATCTACAAAAGGAAAGGACGATAGAGACTTTTAA